AAATATACATTAATGGAGACTTGTTGAGTTATAATCTATCCATACAATGGTATACTCTGTAGCTGTGAAAAAGGAGGAAGCAGCTCTATTTGTGCTGATGTAATTACTAAGAAATATTGTTTGCTCAAAAAGCAAGAGGCACCCAATATTCCTTTCTGGAATTGCCTCTCATCAATTCCTTTTATTTGTTCCTTAACATCCAAGTCCTCAGAATGCATCCAAGCTTGTTATTCTCCTTCATGATTATCACCTTTCTCCCAGGTGGTTTTCTCTGACCAAAATGCTTTTTGTCTCCACCTTCTCTTTTGGGGGAGTACCTAGTCCTCCCTTAAACTCAGCACAGCGTCACtgcctccaggaagcccttcctGACCCGTGATTTAAAATCCTCTTTTGAGGCTGGGGTCCTCGTTCAGATGACATACTCTCAGTGTGGCTTACCACACTGCACTGTAACTGGTTACTGGTTACCTCCCCCATTTGACTGTGAGGTCCTTGAGAAAAGGAACCCCACCCCTTGTATCTGTATGAGCCAAATCCAGCACCAGGACTGGCAAAGTTTAGATGCTCTgtaaatggatagatggatggatgaatgaatgacataGAGAATCTACTCCCCACCATAGCGTGGATGatcttttagaaatgaaaattgggggctggctgcagtggcttacgcctgtaaacccagcactttgaaaagccaGGGCGGacagattacctgaagtcaggagtttgagaccaggcagGCCAGcatacagtgaaaccccttctctactaaaagtggtggcgcatgcctgtagtcccagctacttgggaaggcaggggaattgcttgaacctgggaggcagattgtgccactgcactccaccctggggacagagtgagactctgtctctcaaaaaaaaaaaaaaaaaaaaaaaaagagagagagaaaaaagaaaattggatcATGTCACTCCCTTACATAAAAACTTCAAATGCACAGAAATAAAACTCAAactcctaaaaaagaaaaaagaaagcaagcaaaagaATAGTGTGTTTAGGATGGTGTCATTTGCAGGCTTGAGAAAGAACAAACATGGCAGGGTGGAGGGAGATGTTCTCCCTATACACCCTACGTACCTCTTGACTTCTAAAATATATGCATAGAAGTAcaacaatattttattccttcctgtatttccaaaatgttctaaaatgagtATGTACTTCTTGTTGTAATCATTTaaagaaaacctcaaaaataAAGGACGTTTCATTTCTGCGTAGTCTTTGGAGTTAGTTCCTCATTGTTTTAAAGATACGTTTCTTCTTCTCTCGCTTCGGTGTTCCAAATGAACAGTTTGAAAAATAGCAAACCTCATCGCTCGCTTTAAAAATGCACAACCATTTTCTTTGCTTGGATCTAATAATCACtaaattttcttcctattttaacATTTATGGTTTATGTCAGCGGCTCTTAATCTTTATTATGCCAGAGATCACATCAGGGAggttgttaaaatgcagattctcaggatTCTACCCCCAGACATTCTGAGTCAGTGGGGgccctggaatctgcattttaccatTACTACAGGAGATTCCTATGTAGGTGGGTGGTCTATAGGGTATACTTTTCAAAACGTTCATCCATGACTTGTTCAGGAAAGAGTATTTTTCACGTAGAGGTGAAAATCCTATACAGTATTTAGGACTGCAAGTGATCTCTCCCTtgaaaaaacacatgcacacacacacacaccgtacACCTTTATAAGCATTCACATTGTGTCCTATACTTCATAATACAGTTTTGTGTGCACTCATCTTGTCTTCTCTCTCAGCTTTTTGAAAACGGGATGCAAGTCTTTATGTATCCTAGTGCTCCAAAGTTGTGAAATAAAAGTATGTGTGATAGAAACCAAAGCATATGGTTCAAAAGTTACTTTCTTTGGCTTCGGCAGTTGGTTTTCTCTGCCAACTATGTAAATTCTTAGtcattccccttctccttctcgcAAAGCTCAGCTCTGTGCAAGCAACTGTAACACTGCCTGCTAAGTCTAGAGGGGAgctgctgttttattttaaaatacatatataaatcacTTCTGGTAGCTTTCTACGCCTTTCCCAGGACCTTTGATGAGCCCTTTCCTCTGTAAattttaaactggaaaaaaaaaaaaactgaaaaagcagCACAAGTGGTTGAAATAAACATCCCAGAGGGTTTTCTACATTACGTAAATTTTCAAGTGTGAGGTGAAGGGACCCATGAGGTATAGTGGCAGCTCTACACCACCGCCTGGTGGCAACATGCTCCATGACATCCCAACCCCACCCCTGCATCCCTGGGTTCTTAGGGACGCTCATCCTATGCAGGAgctcctgtgtgtgtgtccccAGCAGTGCCAAACCCAGGGCATCTACAAATATTTGCTGGTATGAGTAGCAGGAACTAAAAGCACATAGCTCGAATTTTGATGTCTTCTGCCCAACTGAGGGTCACTGGTTCTTTCAATTGTGTAACTTTCTAAGATTTTGCAGCACAGAGCTTTTTGACCGACACACAGGTCAGTCAAAAGACAAATGTGGAAGACTGCCTATACTCAAAAGCATAACTCTAATAGCACAAAACACACATGCCTGTCATCACTGGAAAAGCTCCAAAGCTTTTGAGAAAGGTCATTACACCCATCCACAGGGACACTCACCCTCACTCAAACCTGAAAAACTTAGGTCAGGGCTAGCATGAAAGTGATTGAGTCCCAGAGGTACAGCTCAATGACTTGGCCTaaagagcagagagaagagagaactgAGTAAGGGTTTACCAGTCTGAAGGATGCTCACATAGGCCTCCAGGGACTCCACATCCACTAAGATTAGGAGACAAAATAACCCCAGATGGTGAGGATGGGAGTGGCAAAAGTGCTTTCAGTAAACATAAAGAACCTCCTAGGAAGTACCTGGAATCTTCTTTAGGGGTTcactagaaagaaattatctttaGTTGGGAATAAATGATGGCCCTGCCcaaggttgggggtggggaacaCACTTGATGGCATTTTGGGGTCCCTTCCAACTTTAGATGTAGAGTTTCGCTTAACAGTCTCTATCAGTAGGCAAGATGGGATAATgtgaataaaagcaaaaaccaagtTACTTGTTAGACTTGAACAGAAACGACTTCAGTCGTGTATAAAGTTATCACAGGGGCTGCATCTACCTCTGGGATTTCAAGTTCCCTGATGACAGAAGAATCCTTTAATGGAGGCTGCATGCTGGGTTAATGGTCAGGCTATGAGTGGAAATTCTGAGATCAATAGGCCTAAATttgggaaatcaaggctgcaccTAAAGCCTAATGGTCTGATGAAAGCACCAAATActtattgttctttcttcttctccctgtCAGGCCTTTAATTGATTCACACCCTATTTTTCCTAATGCCATCATTACATGCACCTTTGGGAAGAGGTGAGGAGAAGTGACAAAATTATTCACAGAAAATCCCATGCAAGATGGGCTTGAGGAAAtctagactccacctcaaaaacagcTGCATTTCAAAAATCACTACTGAGGTCCACCCACCCACAGGTCAAGTCTCCTCTGTGCTTAAGTCTTTACCCCACTGGGAGTACTAATTGGATCAAACCTCTCTAATTCAGAGTTACAGGCATTTTGTTTTAGGGGAAAGtttgaattatacatttttaaaatacaaatgagtTCTTTCCTACAGCAATGCTTACTGCCCTGAGCACTGCAGTAAAACTTAGATTAGGGAATTACTCCCTTGTGTGGGACTTTTATGAAATGGAAAAGTCCAAGGAAAGTatcaagaaaattaagaaagccttaagaaaataaatcagtcaaCAAAATTGTATCTTAAATACAATCAAAACTTCATGTTTAATAGGGATTCATCTGTTTCCCATACTCTCTACATGTCCAGTTCAGACAGAAATCATGGAAGAAAAGACTTTTCTGTGAGCTAGAACGGACCATCTGCTTGACCGCATGGCTCTGAGGGACAGCCAAACTCCCAATGGGCAAAGGGTTGTGAGGAAGAGCAACACATATCAGAAGAATTTTCAACAAGGGCTGAAACACAGTAAGGTTAGCCACAAAATGGAATTAATGAGAGAAGCCCCAACCCAATGGGAGTTTGCCTGAGTTTAATGAACCCAAACTTGTAACATTGTACCGGAAGAGGAAGGAACATTAAAATCCAGCCTGATTATCACTGTTTACAGAATTTCTCACCAGAGGCCCAGATGAAAAGGTTACTTACTCTAAAGCCCTtagaaccctattgtgaactgcgcatacgagggatctaggctgcgtgctccttatgagactctaatgcgtgatgatctgaggtggaagttACATCCCGaaaccacctccaccaccaccccgtccatggaaaaactgtcttccacaaaactggtccctggtgccaaaaatgttggggactgcTGCCTTAGAATCTAAGAAACAACTCAAGCAGCCAACAGGTCTGGAGTTACACTTCCAGCCCTCCCCTTTGTACACACTCAATACTTCTTGCTGAACTGGCTATTAATAACCACTTGTGAAATCCCTCCCCACACCTGCACTTAGTCCTTTgtcccttcctaccttcctttaCTGAGTGGTGACAAAATAATAGAGAGTGGAAGATGGTGATGGGCAATGAAGAAGGACCTATTTCTGAAGAGatgttttaaagatattttatttttcaataccAGTAATGactgaaaatgaaagaattaaagcaggaagcaaaacaaaaacaaacaagaaacccaAAACTTGCAACCTaaactttctgggaaaaaaaagattGCTATAAATGTTAAAAGACTTAAAGAGAACATTTACAATGCAGCCCTGATGTACCTAATCATTACTTCGAATGGCTGGATGTTTTAAGCTGAGAATCTCCCCAGTGCCTTTCTAGTGCTCTAAAATCATCCCCCAAACAGATGAGAAATGAGACAAACAGGTCTCCCTTCTTGAgtacataatttttataaattgcatCGGACCCACAGTAAATGTACTTTAGAGAGTTTCACCAACACTAAAGATCAAATGGCAGCAAAAGATCAGGGAAAGAATGTAGAAGAACCATGCAGTCACAGAGCTAACCTGCAAGCTGCCATTTCAGGTCCTATACACCTGAAATCAAATCCATAGCCAGTGGTGAGAAAGACCACATCAGAAGTTAGCTGCGTGACAGCACAGCTGGGTCCTATCTCCCTGCCAGGGGTCTCAACTGTAACTCGCGCTCCAACTGCTCTGCAGTCAGGGTGCCCTGGATGGCTTCGCAGCCTGGATTGAACACAGAGTAGGcgctcttctctccctccttcttctcttcagGGCCTCGTGTCCCGACGTACATCCAATAGAACAAGGACAGGACAAAATATGCCAGGCCAAATTCCAGTTCCACAAACAATCCCAGCAGGACCAACCAGAGAAGAACCTTCAAGAAGGTGATATTGGTCAGGAAAGACTGGTCCCAGGCTGATGGCAGAGGAATGGCTATGTTCCTCAGTGGCTGTGATGTGCTGCCCTGGGGCTGCGGCGCTTCCTAGgatacacaaacaaacaaaagaaagaataaacgGTAATGGAGCTGAGATGAtcaaaaataatctgaaaaggcAGTTTTCATTGCTGTGAGAAGGCTGTTGGCTCATTGATTTCTATTCTCTCACCCTACTCTCTAAAACAATCATCTCCAAAGAACCTATGTGCTCTGCTCCAACTGATCAGCACAGTTTTGATCAGCAATCAAAACTGATCAGCACTTAGTGAGATGAGACCTAATAAAAGCCCTACAGCATTCAGACAGATTCTTATTCGTGGGAGTCATTTCTTCAGATTAGTCTGCTGCTAAGAAGAGCTAATTTGTGCCCCATACAGAAACTCCTGAATAACTGATAATGCAACAGTCATGACAAATGCTTCAAACATAGTCGGAGTCAACGTACCTTTGTTGATCTGATTAGATGACCTAAGATATTATGACTGGCATGATTCTAAAATAGAGACAGGAAACAAAAATCCTTTtcacgtttaaaaaaaaaaaaaaatcagccaggcgcacacctgtaatcccagcactttgggaggctgaggcaggcagattacatgagctcaggagtttgagaccagcctggccaacatggtgaaacctcatctctactaaaaatacaaaaattagccagcatggtggcacatgactataatcccggctactcaggaggctgaggcatgagaatcgctcaaacctgggagatggaagatgcagtgagctgagattgtaccaccataccagcttgggtgacagagcaagacactgtctcaaaaacaaaaaacactgttaCAGCCATTACGGCCCTCTTACCTTCCCATCCCCTGTGACTAACCTACACAGGTCGTTGTCACTCACCCAAGACCCAGCCAATGTCTCCTAACTAGACTCCCTGCCTCCTATCTCTTCTCTCCCCAAGCCATCCTATGTACAACTGCTAAATGAATTTTCTTAAAGACCCATTATCCTCCTGCCCACAAATCTTCAAAAACTTTCACTGCCTataggataaaatccaaactccttggGCTAGAACCCAAGGCCCTCAATTTGTTCAACAGATTGAAATGCCAGTACACAGGCTCCTGTGCCAGATGCTAATGGCAGACACAGGTATTTAGACAGCTCTGTGTCCAGTCCACTGTTCTCAGAACTCTTTAAGCATGCCCTACAATTAGGAATACATTTGAGACTGTAACCCAGAATACATATATGCAACAACCTTTCACAAGTCAACACTTACCCTCCCGGAGACATTCTCTTGTATTtcctattctattttaaaaacatttttaatagggGACAAGATCTTCTATATTAATTTCACCATCCACTAGTGGGTCACAGTGGTCTAGGAAATTCCATTACAACACGATCCACAACCTTTTGTTCCATAAATGACCCTTCTACTCCAGCTTAACTGGTCTTATTACCCAAAGATATTCTCAGTCCTCATCTCAGGCCTAGAATTCCAtccacttcctctttcttcctcaacTATTTGCCTTCCATCCAGGCAAGCACAGTTCATGAACTGTCAGCCCTGACCTCCCTGGCCATCAGGGAGGGTGCCCCCTCTGCCTCCCCGAGCACCAGCTAGCTCTCCTGCTCATTGAGCACCAAACTATTCAGTACTACAGTGTCTCTCTTTTAATATAGGTCATGTCATGTGTGATGCCAGATTGTTTAAGTACCAGGAGGCAACGTGTCTCCAGATCCAAACACGGCATCCCACACTTAGGTTCTCAATACACAGCAGAACTTTTAGTTCATCGCTTCAGTTACATCCACTATTCTTCTTCACATGAATATTTAAAAGGGGATCACAAATACTGGTTATCTGATTTATGATGCTTCAGAAGTTCTATTTTGTCAGAACCTTCTTTCTTTAGCATCAACACTGTAATTAGTATCTCCTCGGTTAGATTAGAAAGTCTGATTGGAGAGGCCCTTATATTATCAGCCACATCCCTGACCCCCAATACTCTAAGAAACGTCTGTTTCAGATTTGACATGCATGCACAGTACTTCTGGCCCAAGAAGAATGCATCTGGGCAGTGTACTGGGCAAGGGGGAGAGTAGCATGAGATGACAGGGCtaaggagggagggcaggagggtggGAGCCAGATCAAGTACAGCCAGGCAGGCTGCAGTAAAGATTCTGGAAATGGGAAACAGCTGAAAGTCTAAGCAGGGAACTTATAATCCACTTTTCATTTAAGACTGCTCCAGCTGTCATCAGGAGCAGTGGTTCCCAATCCCCGGACGCGTATGGatttgtggcctgttaggaaacaGGCCATACAGCAGGTGGTGAGCGGCCAGTGAGCatgcattactgcctgagctccacttcccgtcagatcagcggtggcattagattctcataagaccatgaaccctactgtgaactgcgcatgtgcaGGATCTAGGGCGCccgctccttatgagaatttaactcatgcctgatgatctgaggtgtaACAGCTTCATCCTGAAGCCATTTCTCCCCGCCCCCGggtagaaaaattgtcttccacgaaatcCCTTGGTGCTAAAAAGGTTGGGGAGGAGGCCTAGCAAGAGAGAGCCAGACAATGACCAGGGTGGTGACAGCAGTCAGATGGAAATAATGGATTGATGGacacaaaatacattttgaatatacATGTTGAAATTCACAATAAACTAAATTTATCGTTTAGGGAGTACAAAAAGAAGAATGCTCCTATGCCACCATTTACTGAGAGCCTTCAAATGTATGAACTCTTGTAATCCAGGAGGCAGGCATTATTATTCCCAATTTACTGATAAGAAAACActaagaggttaagtaatttcccTAAAACCATACAACTAGTGATAGGCAGAGATGAGGTCAGTCTAGGATCCTAGGATGGTCTCCTCCAAAacccattttatttaattaaggGCCTTTATAGGGGGTGGCAGGAGAAAGGTTAGGGAGCTAGAGGGAGATGGGTGTGGGGGGCAGTGGGGTAAACAAACTGACGAAGGGAACAAAGAAGAGGAGAGACACGGACATTCCTCTGCCTCATTTGGAATTTGTCTGAGTACCACTTCCCTTCTGCTGTAAAACCTGGGTGAAGAAGTGTTTGTGACTATTGCATCATACCCAGGCATGGTCCAAGGAAGGCACTGCCATACCTCAAATATCAGGCTGCTTCCTACCTCAGGGCCTCTGCACTTGTGGTTCCCTCTGAGAGGAATGCTCCCTTCCCCTCACACATCACCTGATTGGACCCCTCCTACTACAAACAGCAAAACTGTCACCCTATGTGCCCTTGGCTTAGTCCCTGTTTTTGCCAGGGTGGTTTCTTCTTGTTAAATGTCTCCTCCTTAGTGAGTTCTCCCTGCTCAGCTGATTTAAAATAGTACTCTGCTACCCTCACCCCTAATTCACTATCACAATCTACTggttctatcttttttctttcatagcatTTATCCGGTTTTGCTTATTGTCCTCCTTTCCCTGCTGCCCAAGCTCAAATGCAAGTTGTACAAGAGTAGCACTTGTGTCTTAATCACACTGTCTCCCAGGATTTAGGACAAAGACTGGAACATGGTGGGCACATGAcaacatttttgttgaatgaatgaatgatagtgagggaaagggagaaattcaagataactACTAGATTTTTGGGGGGTGAGGCAAAGCTGTGCTTAGCCAGGCGACTCCAAAGGAGAGCCTTTGAGCAGAAAGCCAGCCTGAGCCAAGGCCTGGAGGTCAGGAGTGGTGGACGGGTATGGGGAATGGGTTCTGGGGCAGGGTGGTATGCAGGGGGCTTGCCTGGGATATGGCTGGAGAGGGAAGCAGGAGGTTTctataggaatttttaaaagttaccagCATTTTTGTCCTAATGTGGAAGAAGCTCGTCACAGAATTATTTCGGGAAACTGCTTTTCTCCAAGCAAAATCTGGTAGTGGGAAGGAGGATGTGGATACTTCCTCATCAATGACTACTGAAAAGACGCAGCGGCATTGTCGGTCAGAGGGAGGCCCGGGTGGGGGCAGAGGCATCATTGTGGTCAGAGCTCGGCCCAGATGGAGGCCGCAGTGGCTTCCATCCATGGCACAGCACAAGGCAGCTGCAGCCTCGGCGGTTCATTTGTGTTGCTCCAAATGACATGGTTTAGTTATTTTGATGGCCAAGGAGTAGTATTCCTTTGTGCATATACATTACAGTTTCTCGATCccttcatctgtggatggacaggAGATAAAGTTTTTGGAATCTCCATGCCTGAGATTAAAAGGTGTGGGACTTTCTCTACCAGGCTCATTTCCTTGGACCTAATGTCCTCTAGGTTTCTCCACGTGGCTGTGGATGACAGGATTTCCCAAAGCTTTATGGCTGAAGCATATTCCACAGTGTATCTGTACAGTGGTTTCTTTATCCCTTCAGCTGTGGATGGGCAGGAAAGGTTATTTACCATGATGACTTCTAGGTTCAACAGTGTGGCTGCAAATGAtgtaatttcattatatttttctggATGAAGAGTATtccatttgtgtatatatactacagtttatttatccCTTCATCTGTGGATGAACAGGTTTCTCCACATGACTGCAAATGGATTTCATCCATTTCTGTGGTGAAAGGGTATTCCATTCTGGATATATATTTCAGTTTTGTCATCCCTTCATCAAGGGAATAACAGGTTCAACTGTGTGGCTCCAGGTGATATGATTTCAGTATATGTGCATGGCTGAAGGGTATTCCATTGTGAATGAATACTACAGTTTCTGTATCCCTTCATCTGTGGATGAACAGGTCTTTCTCCATGTTGCTGGAAGTGCGGTGATGTCCTAAAGTTTGATGGCTGAGGAGTATTCCACTATGCATATATACTAGAGTTTCTGTATTCCTTCATCTGTGGATGAACAGGACTGTTTTACATTTGGCTTATGCCAATGGCCATGTGGAAGCAGTCACTCTCCAGGTGAACTGAAAATGCCAGACTGACATTGGTGACAAACAAAACAGGATACCTTTGATGAAGGCTGTACATTGCGAGGAAGAGATTTGTGTCATCACTCTGCTAGAACGTGGCACCAATCCAGATCTTATGGATGTCTACAGCAACAACGCACTACACTACGCTATCTATAATGAGAACACACCACTGGCAGAAAAACTGCCTTCACACCATGTGAATACTGAAGTGCTGAACAAGCATGGAAACACACCACTTTTACTTGCTATAGTTTGCAAAACACAGCAAAAGGTGGAATTTTAGTAAAGAAACAAGCAAATGTACATGCTGTTGATAGGTTGAAAAGAACAGCCCTCATGCCTGTTGTACGTTATGGCTTGTCAGGTATAGTTAGCATTCTTCTTCAACAAAATATCTGCATACTCAAGAGTATGTATTAACAGACTGCAGAAGATTATGTATTTCTGATGGTCTGACAAACACAACAAATTttgcaacattaaaaaaaaacatacttgAAAACAGTCTTCAAAATGACAACCCAGAAGAAGCATCCAAGAAGAATGCAAGTTTGAAAAAAGGAGGAGCAAGTGCAAAAGATTCTGGGAGTTCTGAAGCATCTGCATTCAGTATTTTCAAAAAACTATGTGTTGATTCATGCCCTAAACCAGATGATGAAGACTTGACTTTTACTACCAAGCAGAGTATCCCTGAGAGTGTTTCAAAGTCTTTACTTGGACCttcatataaaaaaggaaaaaatacatagtaAATGGAAAGGGAGAAGGGCCTCCTGAAAAACATCCTTCCCTAAAGCCTACCATGGAAATGATTCTTTTGTGAAGAAAGCAATAGAAATGAAGAATTAACAAACATCCAAAGCAGAACAAGAAGTACAAGTGACCTCAGAGGAAGAATAAGAAAAGcttgaaagtgaaaataaatagccATAGGTTGaagaagctagaaagaagcacaaaagtaaaaaaaaaaaaaagtatcaaaaaaaCCTGTAGGATAGTACATCTGCTGACGACGATGATAAATTAATTCAACAATGGAAGAGTGGAAAACCTTACCATCAGCAATTTCCTAGGAAGGAGAACGAAGAGCATGCTAGGCCTGCAAAGAAAAtgtcaaatgaaaagaaaaaggtcaAAAAGCAAACTCATTTAGAGATGAACCTGATGACTTAACTCGGCTATCTGAAACAGCTTCAGAGGATCATGAGGAACCTTACCCTCATTATAAGAAGTTTATGATGCTCATTAAGCAACATGGAATAGATTGTAATGATTCTCATATCCTAATGGAAATCCAGAATgcatttatttctgtgaaaagtcCCTGgaccttaaaaaaaattatctgtgaaCAACTTACACtagacaataaaaatatgaaaactgagTTTAGTGTACTGAAGGAGCTATCCAAAACACAAGAAATGAAGTCGCAGTTCAATATTAAAAAGTAGAATGGAAACAAGAACTCTACAGTTTGAATGCACCTTAAAAGAAGAAGATAAGAAATGCCAATATGTTGTATGAAAACATTAGGGAAGAGTTAGAAAGGAAAGTGGAGCAACATaggaaagaaattgaagtaaAAGAACAGCTTGAACTGACCATCGGATCACTAGAAATGGAATTGAAAGCTTGAAGAAATACTTTAAGTCAAGATTCTTGCAgtcatagaaaaaagaaagacctgATACATGAAAATTGCTTGTTGAAGAGAGATACTGCCTTTATTGTGTATGTAAgtatacacaataaaaaataagaacctcaaaaaggaaaagaaatatttaaggacattgaaattattaaagaaatgaatgatGACCTTCAAGAGACTATAAAACTCAatggaaaaatgttaacaaaaacaGTATCCCAGTATGGTCAACAGCTTAACGACCTCAAAACTGAGAACACATTGCAAGTCTAAACTGgagaaggcaaaacaaaacaaggaaagactGGAAGCTGAAGTTGAGTCATTCCATGCTAGACTGGC
This is a stretch of genomic DNA from Rhinopithecus roxellana isolate Shanxi Qingling chromosome 4, ASM756505v1, whole genome shotgun sequence. It encodes these proteins:
- the SAYSD1 gene encoding SAYSvFN domain-containing protein 1 isoform X1, producing the protein MDGSHCGLHLGRALTTMMPLPPPGPPSDRQCRCVFSVVIDEEVSTSSFPLPDFAWRKAVSRNNSVTSFFHIRTKMLEAPQPQGSTSQPLRNIAIPLPSAWDQSFLTNITFLKVLLWLVLLGLFVELEFGLAYFVLSLFYWMYVGTRGPEEKKEGEKSAYSVFNPGCEAIQGTLTAEQLERELQLRPLAGR
- the SAYSD1 gene encoding SAYSvFN domain-containing protein 1 isoform X2 encodes the protein MEQRLAEFRAARKRAGLAAQPSAASQGAQTPGEKAEAAATLKAASGWLKRFLVWNPRPASARAQPGLVQEAPQPQGSTSQPLRNIAIPLPSAWDQSFLTNITFLKVLLWLVLLGLFVELEFGLAYFVLSLFYWMYVGTRGPEEKKEGEKSAYSVFNPGCEAIQGTLTAEQLERELQLRPLAGR